Sequence from the [Clostridium] scindens genome:
CTTGGTACCGGCACGATCCCCTTCTTGCCAGGCTCATGCGTTCCCAGAGATGCCTCTTCCTGCTCTCTTGCAAGTTCCGGGTTCTCCGGCTCCCCTTTCTTCCTTTGCGGTGTCCCGGATATATCCAGCTGGCAGTTTTCTTCTTGCTCCGCTTCCTTCCCTGCCGCCTCCAGCAGCTGGGAATACCTCTCCGTACTCATTACCACCATAGAGCCGTATCCATTCTTCGTCAGATGGACCACTTCTCCCTTCTTCACCATCTTTTCAATCTCCGTAAATTTATTCCTCAAATCCGATATGGGCCTGATGTTGATCATACAAATCCCTCCTTTTCTTTTTCTTATTTTATCATAATTATGATAAAATTTCCATAGAAACAAGTCAACATCTCCACTATTTCCTTGCACGCCCGGACATTCGTTTGATTTTATCCTCTGCGATCTTCTCATTCCATGAATAGTTTTTCCGACACTGCTTAGACTAATTTCGTCGATTTGCTACTATTTTTGTAACTATTTGGTTGCATATTCAAATACGGCAGACGTCCTTCTAGTAACATATTTAGGAGGTGGATATCATCATGAAATTTCAACGGATAGAAGATTTGAGAATTGACCATGACCTGACCCAGAATGACATAGCCAAGATCCTGTCCTGCCAGCGCGAAGTATATCGCCGCTACGAGAAAGGATCCCGCCAGATACCTGTTGATTACTTGATAAAACTGGCAAATTATTACGGCTGCAGCACCGATTACATTCTCGGGCTGACAGACCGCAAGACACCATATCCTAAATAGAGAAAGGCTGCCATGCCTGCCGGTTCAGCACCAGCGGCACAGCAGCCTTTTTCAGCCTTCTGTCAATTCCTTATAATTGCAATAATTATGCTCTCTTTTTACGCTTTATTATAGCCAGTATCACGGCAGCTGCCTCATCGAGGGCGGCTTTGCATCGCTTACGATTATGATATTGCTGGAAATCACCTTTTCGTCAGCACGGTTGATACCGCTGCCTTCCAGCCATTGTATTTCTTCTTGCGCGTTTCGCCGTCCATTCCAGGAGCGTACTTTACCCGGTTCAGCCTGCCAAAGACGGACTCATCCCACACGCCAAGAGCCAGGCCTGCGGCATAGGCAGGACCGATTCCGGATAATTCCTCGCTGTCTGGCACCTGAACCGCCACGTCCGCGATGTCGCTTTGGAACTGCATCAGATATTCATTCTTCGTGGGGCCGCCATCCACGCGCAGTTCTCCTAGGCGCACCCCTGCATCCTCGCACATGGCTTTTACGATATCCGTGATCTGATAGGCGATGCACTCCACGCCTGCCCGGACCACTTCCGCTTTCCCTGTAGTTCTGGTCATCCCCACGATGGCCGCCGTTGCCCGGCTGTCCCAGTAGGGGGCGCCAAGACCCGAGAATGCCGGTATCAGATACAATTCGTCATCCTGGATTGCTTCTCTTGCCAGAGTTCCCGTCTCTCCCGGAGACTCGATCAGCTTCAGGTCATCCTTAAGCCAGGTGATGACCGCGCCCGTATAGTTCAAGTTGCCTTCCAGCACATAGTTCACTTTTCCGCCCATGCTCCACGCCAGGGAAGTTACCACTCCGTGGGTGCTGAGCACCGGCTTCTCTCCGATATTCATCATAATGGACGAGCCCGTCCCGTAAGTGGACTTCGTCATGCCCGGCTTAAGGCATCCCTGGCCGAACAAAGAACCATGAGAATCCCCCAGCACGCCGTGGATTGGAACTTTCTTTGGAAGCACGCCTTCAAAGTCCGTCTCTCCAAACTCGGAATCCGAATCACACACCTGGGCCATATTGGCGGGATCAATGCCGAACCAGGCACAGATCTCTTCGTCCCACTTCAATTCAAATATGTTAAACAACTGAGTCCTGGACGCGTTAGAATAATCCGTCTTATAAGACTTTCCGCCGGTCAGCTTGTAGACCAGCCAGCTGTCAATGGTTCCGTGGCAGATCTCTCCCCGACAGGCTTTCTCTCTGGCGCCCTCCACGTTCTCCAGGAGCCATGCGATCTTGGAGGCCGGAAAATACGGTGACAGATTCATGCCCGTCTTCCTGCGGATGTTCTCCGCCTTCCCCTGCCGCTCCACACGCTCGCAGATATCCGCCGCCCGCGCGCACTGCCATACGATGGCATCTGCCAGGGGCTCTCCCGTAATCCGGTCCCAGGCAAGGGACGTCTCCCGCTGATTGCTGATGCCAACGCCTATGATCCCAGATCCGTCAATATCTTTCGTCAGCCGGGCTACCACATCGATTACATTCTCATAGATCTCGACCGGGTTATGGGACACCCAGCCTTTTTCATTAATGATCTGCTCATGGGGCTTATCCGTCCTCTTGATCAGGCTTCCGCCTTCATCGAACAGCAGCGCCTTCGTACCCTGGGTACTCTGGTCGATGCTGATTATATATTTCTCCGCCATCCTCTTACTCCTTCTTTATCAAGAAGCAGCCTACAACCGGGCATTTAGCACCTCATCCCTCAGCGGAATGGAGGCAGTCGCCCCCTGGCGGGACACCGCGATCGCAGATGCCTTTGCCGCCAGAGCCAGGCCATCCTGCACCGGCATTCCATCGATCACCGACGAAATAAAGTATCCGGTAAAGGTATCCCCCGCCGCAGTCGTATCTACTGCCTTTACTTTATAGATCCCCTGACGATACTGCTCCTCCTTATACTGATATACAGAGCCTTCGCCGCCAAGGGTCAGAACCACTTTCGCCTCCGGATAGATCTCCCTTAATCGTTCCAATATCCTATCCGTCTGCGTCTCGCCTGTCACCTGTCCGCCCTCGATCTCATTCAGCAGGAACATGGCTATCTTCCCAAAGTCGCAAGCATCCAGAGCGTCGTCATAAGGCGATGGATTCAGAATGATCATCATTCCTTTTTCATATGCGCAGTCTATGATATAGTCCAGCATATTAATCTCATTCTGGAGAAGCAGGATATCTCCTTTCTCAAAATGAGCCAGCACCTCATCCACATACTCTTTCGTAATGCTTCGGTTCGCTCCGCCATAGAGCAGAATGCAATTCTGCCCATTCTTATCCACCTGGATGATCGTATGGCCGGATTTGCCCGGTATGCTCTTAATATAGTCTGCATTGACTCCGCCTTCCTTGCAGGCCTTAAGCAGGATGTCTCCTTCTTCCCCTATCATTCCGGCATGATAGACGTCAACTCCGGCCTTTGCAAGGGCGATGGACTGGTTCAGCCCCTTGCCTCCGCAGAAGGTGTTCATCCCCGAAGATGCCAGCGTCTCTCCCGGCGCCACCATATGGTCAACCGAATACACATAATCCAGATTCAATGATCCAAAATTCAATACTTTCATACCGCAATTCCTCCTGAATTCCCCGTCCGGGCATACTTTTCTCTCATCTTACTATACCTATGCCGGGAAAGCAACGCCAGCCCTAAGGATAATATTCGGATAAGGCGTGAATTCTCCCGTACGGATCGCGAACTTGAGATTCTTAGACCTGTCCTTTAATTCTAAGTGGCTGATCATCTCCGACTCCACGTCCGGCAGTTTCTCCTTTATATAAGCAAGAAGTTCCGGGTTCTTTTCCCTGATCTCCTCCGCCAGCGTATAGAATTCCACCTCCGTCTCATCAAGCACCGCATCCATTACCTGCCTAAAAGACGGAACTCCTCCGCAAAGAGCCAGATCCACGATCTCGACGCCTTTCGGGATGGGCATGCCCCCGTCCGCGATCATAAATGTATCCTTATGGCCCAGCCCCGCAATCAGCCCGGAAAGCTGCGCATTGATGATGCCTCTTTTCTTCATACGATCCACCTGCCCTTATATCTTGCAGCCTTTCGGCCGATTATTTATTTTCATTGCGTGCCTGGAGAGCCATCTTGGCCTGCAGGTTTCTCTGTACCTGGTCAATGATTACGGCGATGATGATTACAAGGCCCCTGATGATCTTCTGCCAGAACTCGGTTACGCCGCACATGGTCATGCCATCGTTGATGACGCCGATTACGAATGCGCCGACGATCGTTCCGCCGATGGTTCCCACGCCGCCTGCCATAGAAGTCCCGCCAAGGACAGATGCCGCGATGGCGTTCATTTCCCAGGACTCTCCCGTCTTAGGCGTAGCGGATACCAGCTGGGAGGTAGCGATAATGCCTACAATAGCAGAGCAGAAGCCAGAGAATGCATAGACCCAGATCTTTACCCGGTCGACTTTGATACCCGACAATTTGGATGCTCTCTCGTTGCCGCCGATGGACAGCACATGCCAGCCAAACGGAGTCTTCTTTAAGATAAGTCCGGCAATCACCGCAATGATCGCGAGAATCAGCACGCCGCATGGAATCGAAGTTCCGCCAAGGTTACGTCCGAAGATCTCGAATCCTGTATTTCCCAGCCCCTCATAGCCGGACAGTTCTGAGAATGTGGCGCCGTTGGAACGAATATTGGCGAATCCTCTCCAGATATACATAGTGCCCAGGGTAGCAATGAACGGCGCTACGTTGAACTTTGTAATAACGATGCCATTGATCATGCCCATCAGCGCTCCCAGAAGAACGGTGATCAGGACGATCATCGGAACGCTGAAATATAAGGTCACGCCGAACACCTTAAGCGTGAGACCCTGCTGGATAAGGCCGCCCGCGATCATGCCTGCAAGTCCTGCCACAGAGCCTACGGAAAGGTCGATGCCTCCGGTAATGATGACATAAGTCATGCCGATCGCAAGGATGCCATACAGTGCCACGTGCTTGGCCACAGTAAGTAGCGCGCCTGCACTTAAGAAATTATCTGCCGTAATACTGAAGAAAATAAGCAGAACAATTAATACGATAAATGTACGCCCCTTCAAGAGGGTCATCGCTAATTTATTATTTCCTGATTTTTGTTTCGCTGCCATAATCTAACTCTCCTTTTCCTCTATATGATGGCCCTTGTAAGAAGCCAGTACCAATGTATCCTGCTGAATCTCATCGCCAAAGAATTCGCCCGTCTTGATGCCATTTGACAACACGATAACCCGGTCTGCGATGGATACGATTTCCTGCAATTCGGAAGAAATCACAATGATCGACAACCCTTCTTCCGCATATTTATTAATGATATCGAATACCTCGGTCTTGGCTCCGATATCGATACCGCGACTTGGCTCATCCATCAGCAGAATCTTAGGCTCCGTCAGGATTCCCTTCCCGATGACTACTTTCTGCTGGTTACCACCTGACAAGGAAAGAATCGGCAGTTTCTTATCTGCCACTTTGATCTGTATATCCTTGATTTCCTGATCCACTTTCTCGGCCTCTTTCTTGCTGTCAAGGAAAGGCCCCTTCTTGTATCTCTTAAGCGCGGACAGCGCGCAGTTCTTTTCAATATCCAGAGTCTGTACCAGTCCCTGCATCTGCCTGTCTTCCGGGATTAACGCGAAGCCGCTGTCAATCTGCTGGGAGATGGACTTGATATGAAGTTCCTTCCCTTCCATAAGGATCTGTCCGGTATGCTCCGGGTGCAGGCCCATCAGGCATTCGAACACTTCGCTTCGCCCAGCTCCCATAAGTCCGTAGATTCCAAGCACTTCGCCCTTCTTTAATTCGAAGTTCAGGTGGTCCACCAGGTAGCCGCCGCCTGCCTTTGGAAGGCATAGGTCTTTTACTTCCAGGACATTTTCCACCTTGCTCCAGTCTACTTCCCGATCCCGCTTCGGATAGGACTTGGCTCCTCCGGTCATCTGATGCACGATCCATGGCACGTCAATATCCTTGACATCCGCATCTGCCACATACTTGCCATCCCGAAGGATCGTCACATGATCGCCGATCTCCATGATCTCTTCCAGCCTGTGGGAAATATATACGATTGAGATTCCGGCCGCGGTAAGCTCTCTCATAATCTTGAAGAGAACCTTGACTTCCTGCTGGCTCAGAGACGAGGTCGGCTCATCCATGATCAGCACCTTCAGGTCATCCTCCACCAGATTTCTGGCAATCTCGATCATCTGCTGCTGCCCGACTCTAAGTTCTCCCACCTTCGCATTCAGGTCAAGCGGATGCTCCAGCCTCTCAAGGACCTTCTTGGCTCCATCCATATGTACCTTGTTATCCAGGACGACCTTGCCCTTGGTCTTCTCCTTGTTCATATAGATGTTCTGGTACACGTTCAGGTTTGGGAACAGGCTCAGTTCCTGGTGGATGATGCCGATTCCGTGCTTCCTTGCCTCTGTCGTATTCTTGAAGAATACTTCCTTATCCCCGATATACATCTTGCCTTCATTCGGCTGTTCGATTCCGGCAATCATCTTCATCAGGGTGGATTTGCCGGCGCCATTCTCTCCGATCAGCACGTTAACCTTGCCTCTTAGCAGGTCAAAAGATACTTCGTCAAGAGCCTTTGTACCGGGATAGATCTTGCTTATCTTTTCTGCATGGAGAAATACATCATCCCTGCATTTATATGTTTCGCCCATAGTCTATATCTCCTTCTTTGCTTGGCAGTCCGTTACTTTGCTTCCAGTACCACAGGCGTAATCAGCACATCCGAACTTCCGCTGGATACCGTAAATGCTCCCACAAACGAAATCGTCTTTCCCTGCAGGGATTCCGGCTTCGCCGGCTCGACAACATCCTTGGCCACGATCTCGTTAATACTCTGGGATACCGCCGCCCACTGTTCCTGATTCTTGTAATCTCCAAATTTGATAAAGCTAAGCGTGTCACGGATGGATGATCCTTTGTATACCGGCCCGATCTGGATCTTGACGGATTCCGTCCCGCTATATCCCTCCAGCTTGACGGACATGTATCCTGCCTGGGACTGGGTATTGACTTCTTCCACGGTTCCGGTACCTTTTACCGCATAGCTGAGTTCCCCGGACTTGCCCATGGAATAGCTTCCGTATTCTTCTGCCAGCGCGGTCAGATCTCCATTGGACTGTTCCAGGAATTCTTTTAAGTCCACAGCCTTTTCATTGAGTTCCGGAAGCGCCGATTCTTCCCATATGGCTGCAACGTCGTCCCCGGCGTTAAATTCGACGTCTCCGGTATATTTTCCTTCTTCTCCGATCTTGATTACCTTTACGATCCCGCATCCGGTAAGGAGCGTGGATGCTGCAAGTGTAAATGCAAGTGCGAGTGCTATCATACGCTTTTTCATAGCGGCCTCCTTCATATCCTTTATTCGCGAAACATCCTCTTAGGGATGTTTGTCTTCATCTTCATTTAATACTTTTACATAAAAGAGTCGTTTTTATATACAGGGAAGCGCTTTTTGCGCCTCCCTGCATTGTGTCATTGCAAATTATTCCGTGTAAACAAATCCTGCCAGCTTGTCTACGTTCTCAGACGTAATCGCGATACAGTCAACCAGCTGTTTTTCATCCACGCCTGTAGATCCTTCTTTGAGGTACTGGTCAGCCTGCTCTACTGCCATCTCAGCGATTACCGCGAACTGCTGAAGCGCTGTTCCGGTAGCGTCTCCGGATTTGATCAGGGCTGCCGCCTCGTCGGAACCGTCAACGCCGATAACCGGAAGTTTCTTGCCTGCTGCCTGGAGTGCCGCGCACACGCCCTCTAACATAGTGTCATTGCCGCAGATAACGCCTTCGATGTCCGGATTAGCCTGAAGCATAGCTTCCATTTTATCATAAGCTTCCGTCTTTTCCCAGTTTGCCGTCTGCTTCGCAACCATTTCCATATCCGGATACTGGTCGATCACTTCATGGAAGGCTGAAGAACGTACGCCTGCGTTGGTGTCAGACTCTTTTCCTAACAGTTCTACATATTTCCCTTTTTCACCCATTGCTTCTACGAACTTCTCAGCGATAGCCTTTGCTCCCTGGTAGTTGTTTGCTACGATCTGGGAAATAGCAACGCCTTCTTCATTGATCTCGCGGTCGATCAGGAATGTCGGGATTCCTGCTTCTCTTGCCTTCTTCACTGCTTCTACCGTCGCATCCGCGCCTGCATTGTCGCAGATGATGGCTGCCGCCTTGTCGGCAATCGCGCTGTCGAACAGCTCGGTCTGCTTGGTCGGGTCGTCATCGTGGGATACTGCTTTTACTTCATATCCCAGTTCTTCTGCTTTCGCGGAAGCGGTATCAACCTCTGCCTTGAAAGCCGGGTTGGATACGGAAGGAGTGATGATGTACATGATGTTAGAGCCGCCGCCCTTTAACACTTTGTCATCCTTCTTGTCATCTGCCTTATCCTCTGTCTTCTTGTCCTCTGCCTTTTTGTCATCTCCTTTGGAGCCGCATCCGACTGCCATCGCTCCAACCATTGCTACTGTAAGCAATACGGCCAATACTTTTTTGAAACCTTTCATTTTTCCGTTCCTCCTTATGTTTTTCAAAGTATTAAATTTCTATATTAACAGGTAGGCCCTGCCAATATCCTTTATTTCAATGCTTCGGCTGCCTTCCTGGCAATCCCTTCGGCATTCAGCCCGTAATAGTCAAATACTTCTCTGGATGATCCAGTAATCACCGGTTCGTCCGGAAGAGACATGTTAACTACCTTTCTTGGGCATTCGCTTCCTACTACCTGGCTTACCATGGAGCCCAGGCCGCCGAACGGCGCGTGTTCTTCTACGGTGACCACTGCCTTTGAATGGGAAGCCGTCTTGACGATGGTTTCTTTATCCAGAGGCTTAATGCAGTACATATCTACAACCGCTGCGCTGATTCCCTGTTCCTTAAGAAGGGCCGCCGCTTCTACCGCAGGCTTTACCATCTCTCCGCAGGCAATGATCGCTACATCCGTTCCTTCCGTCACGACGGTTGCCTTATCCATTGTAAACGGAACGTTGCCTTCCTCATAGATGTCATCCACAGCGTTTCTTCCAACCCGGATATAGGCCGGCTTATCATCCCCGAGCAATTCCTTGACCAGGCACTCCGTCTGGAGCCTGTCGCTTGGAAGATATACTCTCATATTCGGCACGGCAGCCATTGCCGCAATATCCTGGGCGGAATGATGGCTCATTCCCAGCGCCCCATAGCTTACGCCGCCGCTGATGCCGATCAGTTTTACATTTGTATTGGAGTATGCCACATCGACTTTGCACTGCTCATAGCTTCTGGTTGACAGGAAGCATGCCGGAGACACCGCATAAGGCTTCTTCCCGCATTTGGCCAGGCCAGCGGAGATGCTTACCAGATTCTGCTCCGCGATGCCCGTCTCTACGAACTGCTCTGGATATTCGCTGGCAAATGGCGCAAAGGATGCGCTTCCTCTTGAGTCGCTGCAAAGCGCTACAATGTCCTGATCCGTTTTCGCCGCCTCCATCAACACTTCACATATTACCTGTTTATTTGCTATCTTACCCACAAAGCGCCGCCTCCTTTCTATCTGCGAGATCTTTCCTGATCTGCGCCAGTTCCTCTCCACTTGGAACTTTGTGGTGCCAGTTTGCTTTGTCCTCCATTACGGAAGAGCCTTTTCCTTTCACCGTATTGGCAATCAGCACAGAGGGCCTGCCCTTTACCGTCTTTGCCGTATCGAATGCTACTTTGAGCTGGTCTATATCATTGCCATCCGCTACATCGATGACGTTCCAGCCAAATGCCCCAAATCTTTCGTGAAGGTCATCATGAGCCATCACGTCCTCGGTCCGTCCGGATATCTGCAGGCGGTTTCTGTCGACTACCGCGCACAGATTGTCAAGCTTGTAGTGGCTTGCCGCCATGGCGCCTTCCCATACGGAGCCTTCTGCCAGCTCGCCGTCGCCCATTACCGTATAGACTCTGTAGTCCCTGTCATCCATCTTCCCCGCAAGCGCCATTCCCACGCTGACCGGAAGGCCATGCCCCAGAGAGCCGGAGTTCATCTCGATTCCCGGAAGTTTGTTGTTGGGATGTCCGATAAACTTGGAGCCGAATTTGCTGAACTTGGCGATCACATCCTTGATATCAAAGAATCCCTTTGCTGCCAGGACCGCATAGTACGCTTCCACGGAATGCCCTTTGCTCATGATGAACTTGTCGCGGTCCGGGTCATCTGCATTCAGCGGGCTTATATTCATCTGATCAAAATAAATCTCTGTCAGTATCTCCATGACGCTCATGTCTCCGCCGATATGTCCGGCTTTCCCTTCCACAATCATGTCGATTACATTTTCTCTTAATTCGTAAGCGAGTGCTTTCATATTCTCCATAATCATTCTCCTCTTAGATATGCTTTTACATCTTCTTCAATCGGGTCATACAGGTCCGGCTTCACGCCGATATATTTGCACGCCTCATACAGGACAGGAACCACGTCCTTGTGGATTCCCACGCAGTGATGAATGTATGGGCCCTCCACGATCTTGGCCTCCAGGCGCTTGATATTGTCAACCTCCACCCAAAGATAGGTGCCCATTCCCTTCGGTCCGTCCACGCCTTTGGCATTGCCAAGGAGCAGGGAGTAATCCCCGTTGTCCCCGTCGAATCTGCACAGGGTCACGTCTCCGTGCTTTGCCTCTGCCGTAAGGCTTCCCGGATGGTCAAAGGCCAGCGGGTAGGTAAGCTTTGGCTTTTCCTGGGCAACGGATATCGGCCATGGGCCGCAGTGCTGCAGCAGTTCCCCGTTCTCAATATCCGGATGGCGGATAGTCCAGTCAGCGAAGAAGCCTCTCTTCTCTCCCATTCCAGCCGCCTCTACCAGCAGCGCGGTAATGGCTCCGTGAATATCCGTCTCGCATACGACCGGGATTCCCTTTTCATTGAGGATCGCGTTGGCCGCGCAAGGCATGATGCCAAGTTCTGTCTGAAGCGCATTCCAGCATTGGATCGCTCCTGCCTGGCAGCCATACTTGTCGATCAGCTGTTCCATGGCGACCGCAAGGGCAGCCACATTCTCCACTTCGTCGTCCTTGATCTTTACTTCCATGTTTTCACGGATGTACGCGACCATTTCCGCAACCTTGGCTCCCTCTTCCTTGACCGCCTTTACTTCTTCTGTAAGTTCCGTCATCGGGATCGGAGACAACTGGATATTGAACTTCTCCAGAAGTTCACCTTCATTACACATCGTGGTCCAGAAGTCAAACGGCCTGGTCGAGATCTGAAGGATCCGGATATTGCGGAATGTCTTTACCACGTTGCACACCGCCAGAAAGTCCCTTAATCCTCTTTCAAATACCGGGTCATTCAATCTGCAGTTTGTCATATATGTAAATGGTATCTGGAATCTTCTTAATACTTTTCCGGTTGCAAACAGTCCGCACTGCGTATCCCTGAGCCTCACCCCGTTCTCATCCGGCCTCTCATCCAGCGGCCCCCACAGAAGGACTGGCACGTTCAGCTCTTTTGCAAGTCTTGCGCAGACATATTCTGTACCAAAGTTACAGTGCG
This genomic interval carries:
- a CDS encoding sugar ABC transporter ATP-binding protein translates to MGETYKCRDDVFLHAEKISKIYPGTKALDEVSFDLLRGKVNVLIGENGAGKSTLMKMIAGIEQPNEGKMYIGDKEVFFKNTTEARKHGIGIIHQELSLFPNLNVYQNIYMNKEKTKGKVVLDNKVHMDGAKKVLERLEHPLDLNAKVGELRVGQQQMIEIARNLVEDDLKVLIMDEPTSSLSQQEVKVLFKIMRELTAAGISIVYISHRLEEIMEIGDHVTILRDGKYVADADVKDIDVPWIVHQMTGGAKSYPKRDREVDWSKVENVLEVKDLCLPKAGGGYLVDHLNFELKKGEVLGIYGLMGAGRSEVFECLMGLHPEHTGQILMEGKELHIKSISQQIDSGFALIPEDRQMQGLVQTLDIEKNCALSALKRYKKGPFLDSKKEAEKVDQEIKDIQIKVADKKLPILSLSGGNQQKVVIGKGILTEPKILLMDEPSRGIDIGAKTEVFDIINKYAEEGLSIIVISSELQEIVSIADRVIVLSNGIKTGEFFGDEIQQDTLVLASYKGHHIEEKES
- a CDS encoding ABC transporter permease, whose translation is MAAKQKSGNNKLAMTLLKGRTFIVLIVLLIFFSITADNFLSAGALLTVAKHVALYGILAIGMTYVIITGGIDLSVGSVAGLAGMIAGGLIQQGLTLKVFGVTLYFSVPMIVLITVLLGALMGMINGIVITKFNVAPFIATLGTMYIWRGFANIRSNGATFSELSGYEGLGNTGFEIFGRNLGGTSIPCGVLILAIIAVIAGLILKKTPFGWHVLSIGGNERASKLSGIKVDRVKIWVYAFSGFCSAIVGIIATSQLVSATPKTGESWEMNAIAASVLGGTSMAGGVGTIGGTIVGAFVIGVINDGMTMCGVTEFWQKIIRGLVIIIAVIIDQVQRNLQAKMALQARNENK
- a CDS encoding transketolase family protein; translation: MGKIANKQVICEVLMEAAKTDQDIVALCSDSRGSASFAPFASEYPEQFVETGIAEQNLVSISAGLAKCGKKPYAVSPACFLSTRSYEQCKVDVAYSNTNVKLIGISGGVSYGALGMSHHSAQDIAAMAAVPNMRVYLPSDRLQTECLVKELLGDDKPAYIRVGRNAVDDIYEEGNVPFTMDKATVVTEGTDVAIIACGEMVKPAVEAAALLKEQGISAAVVDMYCIKPLDKETIVKTASHSKAVVTVEEHAPFGGLGSMVSQVVGSECPRKVVNMSLPDEPVITGSSREVFDYYGLNAEGIARKAAEALK
- a CDS encoding type II toxin-antitoxin system prevent-host-death family antitoxin, which codes for MINIRPISDLRNKFTEIEKMVKKGEVVHLTKNGYGSMVVMSTERYSQLLEAAGKEAEQEENCQLDISGTPQRKKGEPENPELAREQEEASLGTHEPGKKGIVPVPSLNGFRF
- the rbsD gene encoding D-ribose pyranase → MKKRGIINAQLSGLIAGLGHKDTFMIADGGMPIPKGVEIVDLALCGGVPSFRQVMDAVLDETEVEFYTLAEEIREKNPELLAYIKEKLPDVESEMISHLELKDRSKNLKFAIRTGEFTPYPNIILRAGVAFPA
- a CDS encoding ribokinase, with protein sequence MKVLNFGSLNLDYVYSVDHMVAPGETLASSGMNTFCGGKGLNQSIALAKAGVDVYHAGMIGEEGDILLKACKEGGVNADYIKSIPGKSGHTIIQVDKNGQNCILLYGGANRSITKEYVDEVLAHFEKGDILLLQNEINMLDYIIDCAYEKGMMIILNPSPYDDALDACDFGKIAMFLLNEIEGGQVTGETQTDRILERLREIYPEAKVVLTLGGEGSVYQYKEEQYRQGIYKVKAVDTTAAGDTFTGYFISSVIDGMPVQDGLALAAKASAIAVSRQGATASIPLRDEVLNARL
- a CDS encoding DUF2291 domain-containing protein; its protein translation is MKKRMIALALAFTLAASTLLTGCGIVKVIKIGEEGKYTGDVEFNAGDDVAAIWEESALPELNEKAVDLKEFLEQSNGDLTALAEEYGSYSMGKSGELSYAVKGTGTVEEVNTQSQAGYMSVKLEGYSGTESVKIQIGPVYKGSSIRDTLSFIKFGDYKNQEQWAAVSQSINEIVAKDVVEPAKPESLQGKTISFVGAFTVSSGSSDVLITPVVLEAK
- a CDS encoding D-ribose ABC transporter substrate-binding protein, with product MKGFKKVLAVLLTVAMVGAMAVGCGSKGDDKKAEDKKTEDKADDKKDDKVLKGGGSNIMYIITPSVSNPAFKAEVDTASAKAEELGYEVKAVSHDDDPTKQTELFDSAIADKAAAIICDNAGADATVEAVKKAREAGIPTFLIDREINEEGVAISQIVANNYQGAKAIAEKFVEAMGEKGKYVELLGKESDTNAGVRSSAFHEVIDQYPDMEMVAKQTANWEKTEAYDKMEAMLQANPDIEGVICGNDTMLEGVCAALQAAGKKLPVIGVDGSDEAAALIKSGDATGTALQQFAVIAEMAVEQADQYLKEGSTGVDEKQLVDCIAITSENVDKLAGFVYTE
- a CDS encoding L-fucose/L-arabinose isomerase family protein, whose amino-acid sequence is MATIKLGYAPTRRSIFSAPDAIKYRGLTADRLKELGIDFVDIDDINEEGLLYDDNDVKKIAAKFKEAGVDGLFLPHCNFGTEYVCARLAKELNVPVLLWGPLDERPDENGVRLRDTQCGLFATGKVLRRFQIPFTYMTNCRLNDPVFERGLRDFLAVCNVVKTFRNIRILQISTRPFDFWTTMCNEGELLEKFNIQLSPIPMTELTEEVKAVKEEGAKVAEMVAYIRENMEVKIKDDEVENVAALAVAMEQLIDKYGCQAGAIQCWNALQTELGIMPCAANAILNEKGIPVVCETDIHGAITALLVEAAGMGEKRGFFADWTIRHPDIENGELLQHCGPWPISVAQEKPKLTYPLAFDHPGSLTAEAKHGDVTLCRFDGDNGDYSLLLGNAKGVDGPKGMGTYLWVEVDNIKRLEAKIVEGPYIHHCVGIHKDVVPVLYEACKYIGVKPDLYDPIEEDVKAYLRGE
- a CDS encoding FGGY-family carbohydrate kinase translates to MAEKYIISIDQSTQGTKALLFDEGGSLIKRTDKPHEQIINEKGWVSHNPVEIYENVIDVVARLTKDIDGSGIIGVGISNQRETSLAWDRITGEPLADAIVWQCARAADICERVERQGKAENIRRKTGMNLSPYFPASKIAWLLENVEGAREKACRGEICHGTIDSWLVYKLTGGKSYKTDYSNASRTQLFNIFELKWDEEICAWFGIDPANMAQVCDSDSEFGETDFEGVLPKKVPIHGVLGDSHGSLFGQGCLKPGMTKSTYGTGSSIMMNIGEKPVLSTHGVVTSLAWSMGGKVNYVLEGNLNYTGAVITWLKDDLKLIESPGETGTLAREAIQDDELYLIPAFSGLGAPYWDSRATAAIVGMTRTTGKAEVVRAGVECIAYQITDIVKAMCEDAGVRLGELRVDGGPTKNEYLMQFQSDIADVAVQVPDSEELSGIGPAYAAGLALGVWDESVFGRLNRVKYAPGMDGETRKKKYNGWKAAVSTVLTKR
- a CDS encoding helix-turn-helix domain-containing protein; this translates as MKFQRIEDLRIDHDLTQNDIAKILSCQREVYRRYEKGSRQIPVDYLIKLANYYGCSTDYILGLTDRKTPYPK
- a CDS encoding transketolase, translating into MENMKALAYELRENVIDMIVEGKAGHIGGDMSVMEILTEIYFDQMNISPLNADDPDRDKFIMSKGHSVEAYYAVLAAKGFFDIKDVIAKFSKFGSKFIGHPNNKLPGIEMNSGSLGHGLPVSVGMALAGKMDDRDYRVYTVMGDGELAEGSVWEGAMAASHYKLDNLCAVVDRNRLQISGRTEDVMAHDDLHERFGAFGWNVIDVADGNDIDQLKVAFDTAKTVKGRPSVLIANTVKGKGSSVMEDKANWHHKVPSGEELAQIRKDLADRKEAALCG